The following proteins are encoded in a genomic region of Acropora muricata isolate sample 2 unplaced genomic scaffold, ASM3666990v1 scaffold_735, whole genome shotgun sequence:
- the LOC136907076 gene encoding putative nuclease HARBI1, producing MFTNVVAKWPGNAHDSFIFQDSLIYDKLNDELKDLEDGFLIGDSGYGCKPFIMTPYPHPSTQHQEAFNEALGKTRVKIEQSFGIFKRRFHLMHSEIRMDPVKVSQLIGACAVLHNIAILRNDMYDPGEAMLENDQPDVPPYDGPEDGLQIRDYICEHYF from the coding sequence ATGTTCACCAATGTGGTGGCAAAATGGCCTGGGAATGCACATGATTCGTTTATCTTCCAAGACAGCCTAATATATGACAAGCTCAATGATGAGTTAAAGGACTTGGAAGATGGCTTCCTCATTGGTGATAGTGGGTATGGCTGTAAGCCTTTTATAATGACACCCTACCCCCACCCCAGTACACAGCACCAGGAGGCTTTCAATGAGGCCTTGGGCAAAACCAGAGTAAAAATTGAACAGTCATTTGGAATCTTTAAGAGAAGATTTCATCTCATGCACTCTGAAATACGCATGGATCCCGTCAAAGTTTCGCAGCTCATAGGAGCCTGTGCAGTTCTGCATAATATTGCAATCCTTCGAAATGATATGTACGATCCAGGAGAAGCCATGCTTGAAAATGACCAACCAGATGTGCCCCCATATGATGGTCCTGAAGATGGATTGCAAATTAGAGATTACATTTGTGAACATTACTTCTGA